The Lysobacter capsici genome has a segment encoding these proteins:
- a CDS encoding sensor domain-containing diguanylate cyclase: MQKPQIPANETARLEALRHYGVLDTPPEQDFDDLVAIAAAICDVPTALVSLIDADRQWFKARIGLDAQETPRDLAFCAHAILEPNRTMVVPDARNDERFFDSPLVTDDPHIRFYAGSPLITPGGEAIGTLCVIDSEPRELQPHQFDALQALSKQTSRLLELRRVSRALAQQLQESDWYEHKLLQYQAELEASNADLTALTRTDPLTGLPNRRAFALALEQAVARSDANAPLQVAVLDIDHFKLINDVHGHPEGDRILQAVADALRLYSAGPNSVARYGGEEFLMLFEAPSAQAQLQCEFVREAIANLPVGLPLTVSIGLASYRAGEETAATFARADQALYAAKRNGRNRVIVAEDV, translated from the coding sequence GTGCAGAAACCGCAGATTCCCGCCAACGAAACCGCGCGCCTGGAAGCGCTGCGCCATTACGGCGTCCTGGATACTCCTCCGGAACAGGACTTCGACGACCTGGTCGCGATCGCCGCGGCGATCTGCGACGTGCCCACCGCGCTGGTGAGCCTGATCGATGCCGATCGCCAGTGGTTCAAGGCGCGCATCGGCCTGGATGCGCAGGAAACCCCACGCGATCTCGCCTTCTGCGCGCACGCCATCCTCGAGCCGAACCGGACCATGGTCGTGCCCGATGCGCGCAACGACGAACGTTTCTTCGATAGCCCGCTGGTCACCGACGATCCGCATATCCGTTTCTATGCCGGATCGCCGCTGATTACGCCCGGCGGCGAAGCGATCGGCACCTTGTGCGTGATCGACAGCGAGCCGCGCGAATTGCAGCCGCATCAGTTCGACGCCCTGCAGGCGTTGTCGAAACAGACCTCGCGCCTGCTCGAACTGCGCCGGGTCAGCCGCGCGCTGGCCCAGCAGCTGCAGGAAAGCGATTGGTACGAGCACAAACTGCTTCAGTATCAGGCCGAGCTGGAGGCCAGCAACGCCGACCTGACCGCCTTGACCCGCACCGATCCGCTGACCGGCCTGCCGAACCGCCGCGCCTTCGCGCTGGCGCTGGAACAGGCGGTGGCGCGCAGCGATGCGAATGCGCCGCTGCAGGTCGCGGTGCTCGACATCGACCATTTCAAGCTCATCAACGACGTCCACGGCCATCCCGAAGGCGACCGCATCCTGCAGGCCGTGGCCGACGCCTTGCGCCTGTATTCGGCCGGCCCCAACAGCGTCGCGCGTTACGGCGGCGAGGAATTCCTGATGCTGTTCGAAGCGCCGTCGGCGCAGGCGCAGCTGCAATGCGAATTCGTGCGCGAAGCCATCGCCAACCTGCCGGTCGGTTTGCCGTTGACGGTCAGCATCGGCCTGGCGAGCTACCGCGCTGGCGAGGAGACCGCCGCGACGTTCGCGCGCGCGGATCAGGCGTTGTATGCGGCCAAGCGTAATGGGCGCAATCGGGTGATCGTCGCCGAGGACGTGTAA
- a CDS encoding S8 family serine peptidase yields MPHAVNRLTIAISLIGLAALAGAAVRGLSGDSPADTGAIGGAPSPQRADSGLETQTSRYIVLYKEAPLSTYHGEIAGLPAPQRLAGAQNANSAAAKSASGGTSRIDVHSAQARSYVRHLDTVQRDHERGITSLIGRPLAIERRMHHAVNGVVTRMTQNEAARIAKLPGVELVEEYREYPLATDVGPQLIGAPALWNANPTNFRGEGVVVGILDTGINFGSPAFAAIDDTGYHHVNPNGSGNFIGTCAPGGVDEGRCNDKLIGGWDFVCGPPGNTCGVAGLREEPGFGDTNSHGSHTASTAAGNAWTANFKGRNIRISGVAPHANIIAYDICYTIAATNQGQCPNTSAVAAVDQAIADGVDVINYSIGGGASPWGEAVSLAFLNASDAGIFIAAAAGNSGPGPNTTGHRQPWTSTTAAAQHGRGTFAYLLQVTGPGAVPPALQAIELTEGSGGTAFAASLPPTTPLRVSAGINAADDGCNPFAAGTFSNAVAVIRRGTCNFSVKIQNATAAGAVAVVIANNQPTLTTPSVPGTTIPAFLASQTDSDALRDFAAGNGNTSTGGINFPPSPIPNTPDVLAAFSSRGPAEGLDLIKPDVTAPGVNVLAVISGTTLTGSENLVGLLSGTSMASPHQAGAAALLRQAQPNWTSAEIKSALMMTAKQEVFREDEVTPADAFDMGSGRIQVDRATQAGLVLNETTARFLAADPGTGGDVSALNLASLEKSECVGSCTFKRTFRHAQGKPELWLAQVKGLNGLAFPPIFVSAQGSSTTVNVLVLSQNFAKDGSWHFGKLELQPLLNRNSPQLHLPIAVSVPPPAIALSPSQVALTLPAGSRGFADFSIGNTSAAPLEFQVDNTGTASRTLIDASAEGVNSGFRSTIYTDPASAGVPAQFSSDDFTLAETTKLSKLFSAGFVSSGQPLASTAASLNWAVYADNAGSPSSNPLAGNAVWSYTAAPTATGVSVQGANITLDLAAAGQNVELAPGRYWLVVSARTSFANRWVWFASNTGDNQFRTIAPNTGGVGTWGAGEGFAGLAYSIDGQSECGAPWIGAPQRAFGRVPGNGSLANRVRINTAGLAPGAHSGYVCVASDDPIRPKVALRVALTVTAR; encoded by the coding sequence ATGCCACATGCAGTCAATCGATTGACGATCGCAATCAGCCTGATCGGGCTGGCCGCGCTCGCCGGCGCCGCGGTACGCGGCCTGAGCGGCGACAGCCCGGCCGACACCGGCGCGATCGGCGGCGCGCCGTCGCCGCAACGCGCCGACAGCGGCCTGGAAACCCAGACCAGCCGCTACATCGTCCTGTACAAGGAAGCGCCGCTGAGCACGTATCACGGCGAAATCGCCGGCCTGCCCGCGCCGCAGCGCCTGGCCGGCGCGCAGAACGCCAACAGCGCCGCGGCCAAGAGCGCCAGCGGCGGCACCAGCCGCATCGACGTCCACAGCGCCCAGGCGCGCAGCTACGTGCGCCATCTCGACACCGTGCAGCGCGATCACGAACGCGGCATCACCTCATTGATCGGCCGCCCGCTGGCGATCGAGCGGCGCATGCACCACGCGGTCAACGGCGTGGTCACCCGCATGACCCAGAACGAAGCCGCGCGCATCGCCAAGTTGCCCGGAGTCGAACTGGTCGAGGAATACCGCGAATACCCGCTCGCCACCGACGTCGGCCCGCAGCTGATCGGCGCGCCGGCGCTGTGGAACGCCAACCCGACCAACTTCCGCGGCGAAGGCGTGGTGGTCGGCATTCTCGATACCGGCATCAACTTCGGCAGCCCGGCGTTCGCGGCGATCGACGACACCGGTTATCACCACGTCAATCCCAACGGCAGCGGCAACTTCATCGGCACCTGCGCGCCCGGCGGCGTCGACGAAGGGCGCTGCAACGACAAGCTGATCGGCGGCTGGGACTTCGTCTGCGGCCCGCCCGGCAACACCTGCGGCGTGGCCGGCCTGCGCGAGGAACCCGGCTTCGGCGACACCAACAGCCACGGCAGCCACACCGCCTCGACCGCGGCCGGCAACGCCTGGACCGCCAATTTCAAGGGCCGCAACATCCGCATCTCCGGCGTCGCCCCGCACGCCAACATCATCGCCTACGACATCTGCTACACCATCGCCGCGACCAACCAGGGCCAATGCCCGAACACCTCGGCGGTGGCGGCGGTCGACCAGGCCATCGCCGACGGCGTGGACGTCATCAACTACTCGATCGGCGGCGGCGCGTCGCCGTGGGGCGAGGCGGTGTCGCTGGCCTTCCTCAACGCCTCCGACGCCGGCATCTTCATCGCCGCGGCGGCCGGCAACTCCGGCCCCGGCCCGAACACCACCGGCCATCGCCAGCCCTGGACCTCGACCACCGCGGCGGCCCAGCACGGCCGCGGCACCTTCGCCTATCTGCTGCAGGTGACCGGCCCGGGCGCCGTGCCGCCGGCGCTGCAGGCGATCGAACTGACCGAGGGCAGCGGCGGCACCGCGTTCGCGGCGTCCTTGCCGCCGACCACGCCGCTGCGGGTCAGCGCCGGCATCAATGCCGCCGACGACGGCTGCAACCCGTTCGCCGCCGGCACCTTCAGCAACGCGGTCGCGGTCATCCGCCGCGGCACCTGCAACTTCTCGGTCAAGATCCAGAACGCGACGGCCGCCGGCGCGGTCGCGGTGGTGATCGCCAACAACCAGCCGACCCTGACCACGCCCAGCGTCCCGGGCACGACCATCCCGGCGTTCCTGGCCTCGCAGACCGACAGCGATGCATTGCGCGATTTCGCCGCCGGCAACGGCAACACCTCCACCGGCGGCATCAACTTCCCGCCGTCGCCGATTCCGAACACGCCCGACGTGCTCGCGGCGTTCAGTTCGCGCGGGCCGGCCGAAGGCCTGGATCTGATCAAGCCCGACGTGACCGCGCCCGGCGTCAACGTGCTCGCGGTGATTTCCGGCACCACCCTGACCGGCAGCGAGAACCTGGTCGGCCTGCTCAGCGGCACCTCGATGGCCTCGCCGCATCAGGCCGGCGCCGCCGCGCTGTTGCGTCAGGCGCAGCCGAACTGGACCTCGGCCGAGATCAAATCCGCGCTGATGATGACCGCCAAGCAGGAGGTGTTCCGCGAGGACGAGGTCACCCCGGCCGACGCGTTCGACATGGGCTCGGGCCGCATCCAGGTCGATCGCGCCACCCAGGCCGGTCTGGTCCTCAACGAGACCACCGCGCGCTTCCTGGCGGCCGATCCGGGCACCGGCGGCGACGTGTCCGCGCTCAATCTGGCCAGTCTGGAAAAGAGCGAATGCGTGGGCTCGTGCACCTTCAAGCGCACCTTCCGCCACGCCCAGGGCAAGCCGGAGCTGTGGCTGGCGCAGGTCAAGGGCCTCAACGGCCTCGCTTTCCCGCCGATCTTCGTTTCCGCGCAGGGCAGCAGCACCACGGTCAACGTGTTGGTGCTGAGCCAGAACTTCGCCAAGGACGGAAGCTGGCATTTCGGCAAGCTCGAACTGCAGCCGCTGTTGAACCGCAACTCGCCGCAGCTGCATCTGCCGATCGCGGTCTCGGTGCCGCCGCCGGCGATCGCGTTGAGCCCGTCGCAGGTCGCTCTGACCCTGCCGGCCGGCAGCCGCGGGTTCGCCGACTTCAGCATCGGCAACACCAGCGCCGCGCCGCTGGAGTTCCAGGTCGACAACACCGGCACCGCGTCGCGCACCTTGATCGATGCCAGCGCCGAAGGCGTCAACAGCGGCTTCCGCAGCACGATCTACACCGATCCGGCCAGCGCCGGCGTGCCGGCGCAGTTCTCCAGCGACGACTTCACCCTGGCCGAAACCACCAAGCTGTCCAAGCTGTTCTCGGCGGGCTTCGTCTCCAGCGGCCAGCCGCTGGCGAGCACGGCGGCGAGCCTGAACTGGGCGGTGTACGCCGACAACGCCGGTAGCCCGAGCAGCAATCCGCTCGCCGGCAACGCGGTGTGGAGCTACACCGCCGCGCCCACCGCGACCGGCGTGAGCGTACAGGGCGCCAACATCACCCTGGACCTGGCCGCCGCCGGCCAGAACGTCGAACTCGCGCCGGGCCGTTATTGGCTGGTGGTGAGCGCGCGCACCAGCTTCGCCAACCGCTGGGTGTGGTTCGCCTCGAACACCGGCGACAACCAGTTCCGCACCATCGCGCCGAACACGGGCGGTGTCGGCACCTGGGGCGCGGGCGAGGGCTTCGCCGGTCTGGCCTACAGCATCGACGGGCAGAGCGAGTGCGGAGCGCCGTGGATCGGCGCACCGCAGCGGGCGTTCGGCCGGGTGCCGGGCAACGGCAGCCTCGCCAACCGGGTGCGCATCAACACCGCCGGCCTGGCGCCGGGCGCGCACAGCGGCTACGTGTGCGTGGCCAGCGACGATCCGATCCGGCCGAAGGTGGCGCTGCGGGTGGCGTTGACGGTCACCGCGCGCTGA
- a CDS encoding YadA-like family protein, which yields MQLSVLAAALMLASASAWAGSTCQVDDGLGNVNSAGATANGVDATACGPGATAEGFGSVAVGSGAQSTGDLSVALGQGSVATGQAASALGSGSTASGDQSVASGIGATASGLGSVASGTGATASGDQSVATGSSSTAAGVNATAVGAAANATGDNSAALGNNANAGADNAVAVGNSASATAADSVALGSNSVADRANTVSIGSAGAERQLVNVAAATQDTDAVNLSQLNTVTGALGGGASFGGGVFTPPTYVIQGGNYNDVGSAFAAVDGRLTDLYTRVGAGVASSVTYDDASRSQVSLQGAGGTRVSNVAAGTAPTDAANVAQVQAGDAATLSSANAHADAGDVNTLRSANTYTDSRVTQMLAAPTEAVNRLRDDMNWRFNKQDQRIDRMGAMTSAMVQMSASAAGLRTTNRVAVGAGFQGGEQALSIGYQRAISDRATVTVGGAFSDSESSVGIGAGFGW from the coding sequence ATGCAGCTTTCCGTCCTCGCCGCCGCACTGATGCTGGCCAGCGCCTCGGCCTGGGCCGGTTCGACCTGCCAGGTCGACGACGGCCTGGGCAACGTCAATTCCGCCGGCGCCACCGCCAACGGCGTCGACGCGACCGCATGCGGTCCCGGCGCCACCGCCGAGGGCTTCGGCAGCGTCGCGGTCGGTTCGGGCGCGCAGTCCACCGGCGATCTGAGCGTCGCGCTTGGCCAGGGCAGCGTCGCCACCGGCCAGGCCGCATCGGCGCTGGGTTCGGGCAGCACCGCCAGCGGCGACCAGAGCGTCGCCAGCGGCATCGGCGCCACCGCCAGCGGCCTGGGCAGCGTCGCCAGCGGCACCGGCGCGACCGCCAGCGGCGACCAGAGCGTCGCCACCGGCAGCTCCTCGACCGCCGCTGGCGTCAACGCCACCGCGGTCGGCGCGGCCGCCAACGCCACCGGCGACAACAGCGCCGCGCTGGGCAACAACGCCAACGCCGGCGCCGACAACGCCGTCGCGGTCGGCAACAGCGCCAGCGCGACCGCCGCCGACAGCGTGGCCCTGGGCAGCAACTCGGTCGCCGACCGCGCCAACACCGTCTCGATCGGCTCGGCCGGCGCCGAGCGCCAGCTCGTCAACGTCGCCGCGGCCACTCAGGACACCGACGCGGTCAACCTGTCGCAGCTCAACACCGTGACCGGCGCGCTCGGCGGCGGCGCCAGCTTCGGCGGCGGCGTGTTCACCCCGCCGACTTACGTGATCCAGGGCGGCAACTACAACGACGTGGGCTCGGCCTTCGCCGCGGTCGACGGCCGCCTGACCGATCTGTACACCCGGGTCGGCGCCGGCGTGGCTTCGTCGGTGACCTACGACGATGCCTCGCGCAGTCAGGTTTCGCTGCAGGGCGCGGGCGGCACGCGCGTGTCCAACGTCGCCGCCGGCACCGCGCCGACCGACGCGGCCAATGTCGCCCAGGTCCAGGCCGGCGACGCGGCGACCTTGAGCAGCGCCAACGCGCACGCCGACGCCGGCGACGTCAATACCCTGCGCAGCGCCAACACCTACACCGATTCGCGCGTGACCCAGATGCTGGCCGCGCCGACCGAAGCGGTGAACCGCCTGCGCGACGACATGAACTGGCGTTTCAACAAGCAGGACCAGCGCATCGACCGGATGGGCGCGATGACCTCGGCGATGGTGCAGATGTCGGCCAGCGCCGCGGGCCTGCGCACCACCAACCGGGTCGCGGTCGGCGCCGGTTTCCAGGGCGGCGAGCAGGCGCTGTCGATCGGTTACCAGCGCGCGATCAGCGACCGCGCGACGGTCACCGTCGGCGGCGCGTTCAGCGATTCGGAAAGCTCGGTCGGCATCGGCGCGGGTTTTGGCTGGTGA
- a CDS encoding S8 family serine peptidase yields the protein MQQVFKKTSIALGIAAIAAIAGASVFGLSGGGGAGFAGIGGAPAPASSGAESKASRYIVLYKDAPLSTYKGGLQGLPAPARLEARGAMTGMAAASEGRVDVKSANARNYVHHLDALQSGYEQRIDRVLGRQLRVERRMRHALNGMITTLSQNEAAKVASMPEVMLVEEYREYEMATDTGPTLIGAPALWNATPTAYRGEGMVIGVVDSGINFGSPSFTAIDETGYQHVNPLGTGNYLGTCAPGGVDAGRCNDKLIGGYDFVCTSRANSCGQPDIREEPGFGDTNGHGSHVASTVAGNVRTATFRGRQVHLSGVAPRANIIAYDVCYTRISDGKGLCPNVSAADAVDQAIADGIVDAINYSIGGGSNPWSEAVSLAFLNASDAGIYVAAAAGNDGPVAGSTSHLEPWVATTAAATHGRGDFAYLLQVTGPGAVPAPLQAVLLTEGNGGTAFTAALPNTTPLSVSAGFNTVDDGCVAYPAGTFTGKTALIRRGTCSFVIKVNNAVAAGATAVVISNNVAAAISPTVPGTTVPVFGVTVADGDAIRNFANGNGNTTTAGIGYPTTPLPNTPDVLADFSSRGPAGAFDLVKPDITAPGVSVLAVIAGATISGSENEIGLKDGTSMASPHQAGAALLVRQVQPTWTVSEVKSALMMTAKQEVFKEDSVTPANAFAMGSGRVQIDQAIKAGLVLNETTANYRAANPATGGDPSSLNLPSMGKAKCANSCTFTRTFRNTLSTRQTWNVRGEGLSVVVTPLSLVLNPGESKPVKVTVLTSSLPKDGSWNFGKLVLTPQGGNTGQPTLRLPIAVSVPPPVVALNPGQVALSLETGRTGSISFRIDNVGGSALDYQIDNTGSGTRTYIDAPAGAVSSGFRSTQYIDPATAGSPGQYSADDFTVTEATQITRLFTQGFVSSGQPLATTSTGLTWMIYRDVGGNPEGNPQTSPGAAVWTYSAPPTGPGVTVTGANIALNLATAGQNVNLAPGRYWLIVYSRSTFANRWVWFASNTGDTIFRAITPGTAGTGVWNASTGFAGQAFNLQGANACGASWIGAPDRAFGRLNPTTGINTQVQISAAGLTPGNHVGYVCVASNDPVRPKAALRVALTVTPGP from the coding sequence GCGGCGCGATGACCGGCATGGCCGCCGCGAGCGAGGGCCGCGTCGACGTGAAGAGCGCCAACGCGCGCAACTACGTGCATCACCTCGACGCGTTGCAGAGCGGCTACGAGCAGCGCATCGACCGCGTGCTCGGCCGTCAGCTGCGGGTCGAACGGCGCATGCGCCACGCCCTCAACGGCATGATCACCACCCTGTCGCAGAACGAAGCGGCCAAGGTCGCCTCGATGCCCGAGGTGATGCTGGTCGAGGAATACCGCGAGTACGAAATGGCCACCGACACCGGCCCGACCCTGATCGGGGCGCCGGCGCTGTGGAACGCCACGCCCACCGCATACCGCGGTGAAGGCATGGTCATCGGCGTGGTCGACTCGGGCATCAACTTCGGCAGCCCGTCGTTCACCGCGATCGACGAAACCGGCTACCAGCACGTCAATCCGCTCGGCACCGGCAACTACCTGGGCACCTGCGCACCCGGCGGCGTCGATGCGGGCCGCTGCAACGATAAATTGATCGGCGGCTACGACTTCGTTTGCACCAGCCGCGCGAACAGCTGCGGCCAACCCGACATCCGCGAGGAACCCGGTTTCGGCGACACCAACGGTCACGGCAGCCACGTCGCCTCGACCGTCGCCGGTAACGTGCGCACCGCCACCTTCCGCGGCCGCCAAGTGCATCTGTCCGGTGTCGCGCCGCGCGCCAACATCATCGCCTACGACGTGTGCTACACGCGCATCTCCGACGGAAAGGGCCTGTGTCCGAACGTCTCGGCGGCCGACGCGGTCGATCAGGCGATCGCCGACGGCATCGTCGACGCGATCAACTACTCGATCGGCGGCGGCAGCAATCCGTGGAGCGAGGCGGTTTCGCTGGCGTTTCTGAACGCGAGCGACGCCGGCATCTACGTCGCCGCCGCGGCCGGCAACGACGGTCCGGTCGCGGGCAGCACCAGCCATCTGGAACCGTGGGTCGCCACCACCGCCGCGGCGACGCACGGTCGCGGCGATTTCGCCTATCTGTTGCAGGTCACCGGCCCCGGCGCGGTGCCGGCGCCGCTGCAGGCGGTGCTGTTGACCGAAGGCAACGGCGGCACGGCGTTCACCGCCGCGCTGCCCAACACCACGCCGCTGAGCGTGAGCGCCGGCTTCAACACCGTCGACGACGGTTGCGTGGCGTACCCGGCCGGCACCTTCACCGGCAAGACCGCGCTGATCCGCCGCGGCACCTGCAGCTTCGTCATCAAGGTCAATAACGCGGTCGCGGCCGGCGCCACCGCCGTAGTGATTTCCAACAACGTCGCCGCGGCGATTTCGCCGACCGTGCCGGGCACCACCGTGCCGGTGTTCGGCGTGACCGTCGCCGACGGCGATGCGATCCGCAACTTCGCCAACGGCAACGGCAACACCACCACCGCCGGCATCGGCTATCCGACCACGCCGCTGCCGAACACGCCCGACGTGCTGGCCGATTTCAGCTCGCGCGGCCCGGCCGGCGCGTTCGATCTGGTCAAGCCCGACATCACCGCGCCGGGCGTGTCGGTGCTCGCGGTCATCGCCGGCGCCACCATCAGCGGCAGCGAGAACGAGATCGGCCTGAAGGACGGCACCTCGATGGCGTCGCCGCATCAGGCCGGCGCGGCCTTGCTGGTGCGTCAGGTGCAGCCGACCTGGACCGTTTCGGAGGTCAAGTCGGCGTTGATGATGACCGCCAAGCAGGAAGTGTTTAAGGAAGACTCGGTGACCCCGGCCAACGCGTTCGCGATGGGCTCGGGCCGGGTGCAGATCGATCAGGCGATCAAGGCCGGCCTCGTGCTCAACGAGACCACCGCCAACTACCGCGCGGCCAATCCGGCCACCGGCGGCGATCCGTCCAGCCTCAACCTGCCGAGCATGGGCAAGGCCAAGTGCGCCAACAGCTGCACCTTCACCCGCACCTTCCGCAACACCCTGAGCACGCGCCAGACTTGGAACGTGCGCGGGGAGGGGCTGAGCGTGGTGGTGACGCCGCTGTCGCTGGTGCTCAACCCGGGCGAGAGCAAGCCGGTCAAGGTCACCGTGCTGACCAGCTCGCTGCCCAAGGACGGTTCCTGGAACTTCGGCAAGCTGGTGCTGACGCCGCAGGGCGGCAACACCGGACAGCCGACCTTGCGCCTGCCGATCGCGGTCTCGGTGCCGCCGCCGGTGGTCGCGTTGAATCCGGGCCAGGTCGCATTGAGCCTGGAGACCGGTCGCACCGGTTCGATCAGCTTCCGCATCGACAACGTCGGTGGCTCCGCGCTCGATTACCAGATCGACAACACCGGCTCGGGTACCCGCACCTACATCGATGCGCCGGCCGGCGCAGTCAGCAGTGGCTTCCGCAGCACCCAGTACATCGATCCGGCGACCGCCGGCAGTCCGGGCCAGTACTCGGCCGACGATTTCACCGTCACCGAAGCGACCCAGATCACCCGGCTGTTCACCCAGGGCTTCGTGTCCAGCGGCCAGCCGCTGGCGACGACCTCCACCGGCCTGACCTGGATGATCTACCGCGACGTCGGCGGCAACCCCGAAGGCAATCCGCAGACCAGCCCCGGTGCCGCGGTGTGGACTTACTCGGCGCCGCCGACCGGCCCGGGCGTCACGGTTACCGGCGCGAATATTGCGTTGAACCTGGCCACGGCCGGGCAGAACGTGAACCTCGCTCCAGGCCGTTACTGGCTGATCGTGTACTCGCGCAGCACCTTCGCCAACCGCTGGGTGTGGTTCGCCTCCAACACGGGCGACACCATCTTCCGCGCGATCACCCCGGGTACCGCCGGGACCGGCGTGTGGAACGCGAGCACCGGCTTCGCCGGCCAGGCGTTCAACCTGCAGGGCGCCAACGCCTGCGGCGCGTCGTGGATCGGCGCACCGGACCGCGCGTTCGGCCGCCTCAACCCGACCACCGGAATCAACACCCAGGTGCAGATCAGCGCCGCCGGACTGACCCCGGGTAACCACGTCGGCTACGTGTGCGTGGCCAGCAACGATCCGGTGCGGCCGAAGGCGGCGCTGCGCGTGGCGTTGACGGTCACGCCGGGGCCGTGA